The following are encoded in a window of Caldicellulosiruptor danielii genomic DNA:
- a CDS encoding YetF domain-containing protein, which produces MVITIFIRTLILYVLVVLVMRLMGKRQMGELQPFELVITIMISELAAVPMQNTGVPLINGIIPILTLLFLQTLITFGSLKSDFVKRLVCGSPTILIAKGKILEDALRKTQYSLNDLMEQLRIKGFFNIHDIEYAILETDGDISVIPKSQKRYVTPADLGVATKYEGIPISVIVDGKIKEESLKYANLTLEQVLTEIKKRGVNTVEDVFFACIDPEGNWFVQKKEGKDK; this is translated from the coding sequence ATGGTTATAACCATTTTTATTAGAACGTTGATTTTGTATGTATTGGTTGTGTTGGTTATGAGACTTATGGGAAAAAGACAGATGGGAGAACTTCAGCCATTTGAACTTGTTATTACAATAATGATTTCTGAACTTGCAGCTGTTCCAATGCAAAACACAGGTGTTCCTCTTATAAATGGTATCATTCCTATTCTGACCCTTTTGTTTTTACAGACATTAATCACATTTGGAAGCTTGAAATCTGACTTTGTAAAAAGACTTGTGTGTGGAAGCCCTACCATTTTGATAGCAAAAGGAAAAATTTTAGAAGATGCACTAAGGAAAACACAGTATAGCTTGAATGACCTTATGGAACAGCTGAGAATAAAAGGTTTTTTCAATATTCATGATATAGAATACGCTATACTGGAGACTGATGGAGATATCTCTGTAATTCCTAAGTCTCAAAAAAGATATGTTACTCCTGCTGATTTAGGAGTAGCAACAAAGTATGAGGGAATTCCTATAAGTGTAATTGTCGACGGCAAGATAAAAGAGGAATCTTTGAAATATGCCAATTTGACATTAGAACAAGTACTGACGGAGATTAAAAAAAGAGGAGTAAATACTGTTGAGGATGTTTTCTTTGCCTGCATTGATCCTGAAGGTAACTGGTTTGTTCAAAAAAAGGAGGGAAAAGACAAGTGA
- a CDS encoding DUF4363 family protein produces the protein MKVWATVAGFLILIIVLMLISRHIILSAAERIESDLSGLYENVIKNDYKLANSNYLNIVKKWGEHKKGWAMLIEHQEIDKIDEELTKIKEYLLEQNRSLLLSEIGLLKFYIRHVREMILLKIENIF, from the coding sequence GTGAAGGTATGGGCTACAGTTGCAGGTTTTCTTATTTTAATAATTGTTCTTATGCTAATATCAAGGCATATAATATTAAGTGCTGCTGAGAGGATTGAAAGTGACCTGTCTGGATTGTATGAAAATGTTATTAAAAACGACTACAAGCTTGCAAATTCAAATTACCTTAATATAGTAAAAAAGTGGGGTGAACACAAAAAAGGCTGGGCGATGCTAATCGAGCACCAAGAAATAGATAAGATAGACGAAGAGCTTACAAAAATAAAAGAGTACCTTTTGGAACAAAATAGGAGCCTTTTACTAAGTGAGATAGGCCTTCTCAAGTTCTATATTCGTCATGTCAGGGAGATGATTTTACTCAAGATTGAAAATATTTTTTAA
- a CDS encoding CoA-binding protein, with the protein MDSRAIASALSFKNWAVVGATPNKQKYGYMVFKKLKEKGYNVFAINPLYDKIEDEKVYKTLLDLNQKIDCVSMVVAPERGKPYIEQAAKIGVKYVWFQPGAESDELVRLCENNSIVPIYNACVLVVLNHRK; encoded by the coding sequence TTGGACTCAAGAGCTATTGCATCTGCATTGAGTTTTAAAAACTGGGCTGTGGTTGGTGCAACACCAAACAAGCAAAAATATGGATACATGGTCTTCAAAAAACTTAAAGAGAAAGGTTACAATGTGTTTGCTATAAATCCTTTGTACGATAAGATTGAGGATGAGAAGGTATATAAGACATTGTTGGATTTGAATCAGAAAATAGATTGCGTGAGTATGGTTGTTGCACCAGAAAGAGGAAAACCATATATTGAACAAGCAGCAAAAATAGGAGTAAAGTATGTTTGGTTTCAGCCAGGAGCAGAAAGTGATGAGTTAGTTAGGCTATGTGAAAATAATAGTATAGTTCCAATTTACAATGCATGTGTTTTGGTTGTGTTAAACCACAGAAAATAA
- a CDS encoding damage-control phosphatase ARMT1 family protein has translation MKSLVDCIHCYLKQAVSCMEMIKVPDEKKIEVLYNLIDFIKTLKPSASPAYNSSLVLLKTYEFINNPDPYYEAKKSSNKLALELYPRVKEKVETADDPLYEALKVSVAGNVIDLGIQRDFDIDKELDHAFNFGFWIDDYPLLKEKIEKAKDVVIVGDNAGEIVFDKILVEILNGMGKNVYYIIKSGPILNDATKEDAEEVFMNKIANVVESGAALLGVPKDFVSKQVKNLIYTADVIISKGQANFETVDDFEDVQANVFYLLKIKCEYLAKKLMFKQGSLVLINGERLKERKRNIF, from the coding sequence TTGAAGAGTCTTGTTGATTGCATCCACTGCTATCTAAAACAGGCAGTTTCATGTATGGAGATGATAAAGGTTCCCGACGAAAAAAAGATAGAAGTACTCTATAATCTCATAGACTTCATAAAAACTTTAAAGCCTTCTGCCTCACCAGCGTATAACTCTTCACTTGTATTGCTAAAGACATATGAGTTTATAAATAATCCAGACCCATATTATGAAGCGAAAAAATCCTCGAACAAATTGGCACTTGAACTGTATCCAAGAGTAAAAGAAAAAGTCGAAACAGCTGATGATCCTCTTTATGAAGCTTTAAAAGTTTCTGTTGCGGGTAATGTTATTGATTTGGGGATTCAGAGAGATTTTGATATTGATAAAGAGCTTGATCATGCGTTTAATTTTGGATTTTGGATTGATGACTATCCTCTATTAAAAGAAAAAATTGAAAAGGCGAAAGATGTAGTAATTGTAGGAGACAACGCAGGTGAGATTGTTTTTGATAAGATACTGGTAGAAATCTTAAATGGAATGGGAAAAAATGTTTATTACATTATAAAGTCTGGACCTATTCTCAACGATGCAACAAAAGAAGATGCAGAGGAAGTTTTTATGAATAAAATAGCAAATGTTGTTGAGAGCGGAGCAGCGCTTTTGGGTGTTCCAAAAGACTTTGTTTCTAAGCAAGTCAAAAATCTTATATATACTGCTGATGTAATTATTTCAAAAGGGCAGGCAAACTTTGAGACTGTGGATGACTTTGAAGATGTTCAAGCCAATGTTTTTTATCTTTTGAAGATTAAATGTGAATACTTAGCCAAGAAACTAATGTTCAAGCAGGGCAGCTTGGTACTCATAAATGGAGAAAGGTTAAAAGAGAGAAAGCGAAATATCTTCTAA
- a CDS encoding histone deacetylase, whose translation MLKAKNSLELILFPAFDWRISPTHPEREERLLYTIDQIEEEGLFDYENIKIYNPEMIDSKYIEMTHFCIPAISSIVTVSHEIAAGSAITIAKKVLSKEVEKGFALIRPPGHHAHRVTYGDRGFCIINNEAIMVEYLRKEYKIKKIAIIDTDCHHGDGTQDIFWNDKDVLFISLHQDGTTLYPGTGFTDEIGGPSAIGYTLNLPLPPYTSDEGFLYCLDNLIIPVLEEFKPDIIINSAGQDNHYSDPLTNMNFSAQGYAKLTEKLSPNISVLEGGYSIESALPYVNLGIIFALAGIDYSNIKEPDYNPERFTQPQRISDYIKRLCEQVYSIWKSKEEREYKIKMGNQDYYFRKKSIYYDTMGFREYQLEKIKICKKCSGLISIDSFCLGYRVFAIVIPYDACNDCQNEGHRLFENTEVGDYSHVLLQDKKNFEFFRKPL comes from the coding sequence ATGTTAAAAGCAAAAAATAGTTTAGAGCTCATACTCTTTCCTGCCTTTGACTGGAGAATTTCACCAACGCATCCTGAAAGAGAAGAAAGACTTTTGTATACAATTGACCAGATAGAAGAAGAGGGGCTTTTTGACTATGAAAATATAAAAATTTACAATCCCGAAATGATTGATTCAAAATATATCGAGATGACCCATTTTTGCATCCCCGCTATTTCTTCAATTGTTACTGTATCTCACGAGATAGCTGCAGGCTCAGCAATAACTATTGCTAAAAAGGTTCTATCAAAAGAAGTGGAAAAAGGATTTGCTCTCATCCGACCACCCGGTCATCATGCACACAGAGTAACATATGGTGACAGGGGATTTTGTATTATAAACAATGAGGCGATAATGGTGGAATATCTGAGAAAAGAATATAAAATCAAAAAGATAGCAATAATAGACACCGATTGTCATCACGGTGATGGAACTCAGGATATATTTTGGAATGACAAAGATGTCTTGTTTATTTCTCTACACCAAGATGGTACAACCCTATATCCCGGCACGGGTTTTACAGACGAAATTGGTGGACCATCGGCAATTGGTTATACTTTAAATCTCCCCTTGCCACCGTATACATCTGATGAAGGATTTTTGTACTGCTTAGACAATCTTATCATTCCTGTTTTAGAAGAATTCAAGCCAGACATCATAATAAACTCAGCAGGGCAGGACAATCATTATTCTGACCCGCTGACTAACATGAACTTTTCTGCACAAGGGTATGCAAAACTTACAGAAAAGTTAAGCCCAAATATTTCTGTTTTAGAAGGCGGATATTCTATTGAAAGTGCTCTTCCATACGTCAATTTGGGTATAATATTTGCACTTGCTGGTATTGATTATTCTAACATAAAAGAACCCGATTATAATCCTGAAAGATTTACACAGCCTCAAAGAATATCTGATTATATCAAACGGCTTTGCGAGCAAGTATACAGTATATGGAAATCAAAAGAAGAAAGAGAATACAAAATCAAAATGGGAAATCAAGATTATTATTTCAGAAAAAAATCTATATATTACGACACAATGGGATTCAGAGAATATCAGCTTGAAAAAATAAAAATCTGCAAAAAATGCTCAGGTCTAATATCAATAGATTCTTTTTGTTTGGGATATAGGGTTTTTGCAATAGTAATTCCATACGATGCATGCAATGACTGCCAAAATGAAGGGCACAGGCTCTTTGAAAATACTGAGGTTGGAGACTATTCTCATGTACTTTTACAGGATAAAAAGAACTTTGAATTTTTCAGAAAACCATTGTAA
- a CDS encoding hydantoinase/oxoprolinase family protein, with the protein MIVGLDVGGTTIDIVAIENGKVVASKKFERGESLIDSVLESLTQFISKEMISNLEKITLSTTITTNAIVQNNLDKVGMIIENGIGANPEFLMCGDMNFFADGYINNRGIEVKPVNIESVKSTLQNFKQEDIENLGIVGKFSVRNPQHELYIYEVAKEYNFKFVSVGYKLSGKLNFPRRVFSTYLNCAVYSTFNMFYKSILTFSQERKIPLEKIFVQKPDGGIVNLHNIECFPIFSILSGPAASAQGGCVLSNFVKNAIIIDIGGTTTDIAFLSNGNLVLEPYGAKIGKYPTLVRAIYSRSVGLGAESIVKIVDDTVKIGPETKRWYEKGKNDFITFYDVLQFSNSYHENPINAGLKSLSTQLNMSQEDFCKLVISRAAAMIEEKIKEGIEFINNLPVYTINKFLYGEKFVPQKIILIGGPAQLLKPHLENELKIKVEVPKHYMVANAIGCAVGSISKEYNLVADTIQGKMVIPELNIYQSIPADFTIDQAKKFLIEKVLECREAKNQDDVEIVDESSFNMIRSFKFCGRMIKIKAQLKPKLLNLRD; encoded by the coding sequence ATGATAGTAGGCCTTGATGTTGGTGGTACAACCATTGACATAGTGGCAATAGAAAATGGCAAGGTGGTTGCATCAAAAAAATTCGAACGAGGGGAAAGTTTGATAGACTCTGTACTTGAAAGTTTAACCCAGTTTATATCTAAAGAAATGATTTCAAACCTTGAAAAAATAACACTCAGCACAACCATTACTACTAACGCAATAGTTCAAAATAACTTAGATAAAGTGGGAATGATAATAGAAAACGGTATTGGAGCAAACCCTGAATTTTTGATGTGCGGCGATATGAATTTTTTTGCAGATGGATATATAAATAACAGAGGCATAGAGGTAAAACCAGTAAATATCGAAAGCGTAAAGAGCACTTTGCAAAACTTTAAACAAGAAGATATAGAAAATTTGGGTATTGTTGGCAAGTTTTCTGTTCGAAATCCACAGCATGAACTTTATATATATGAGGTAGCTAAAGAATACAACTTTAAATTTGTGTCAGTTGGTTACAAACTTTCTGGCAAACTCAACTTTCCCCGAAGAGTTTTTTCCACATATTTGAACTGTGCAGTCTACAGCACATTTAATATGTTCTACAAAAGTATTTTAACGTTTTCACAAGAAAGAAAAATTCCTCTTGAAAAGATATTCGTTCAAAAGCCAGATGGTGGAATTGTAAACTTGCATAATATTGAATGTTTTCCTATATTTTCTATTCTTTCAGGTCCAGCTGCATCCGCTCAAGGCGGATGTGTCCTATCTAATTTTGTGAAAAATGCAATAATAATTGACATTGGTGGAACAACAACCGATATTGCTTTCTTGTCGAATGGTAATCTTGTTCTTGAACCATATGGAGCAAAAATCGGAAAGTATCCCACGCTGGTAAGAGCAATATATTCACGATCTGTGGGGTTGGGGGCAGAAAGTATCGTTAAAATAGTAGATGATACAGTTAAGATAGGACCAGAAACAAAAAGATGGTATGAAAAAGGCAAAAATGATTTTATTACTTTTTACGATGTTCTTCAATTTTCAAATTCTTATCATGAAAATCCTATAAATGCTGGTTTAAAATCTTTATCTACTCAGCTGAATATGAGCCAAGAAGACTTTTGTAAATTAGTGATAAGCAGGGCAGCAGCAATGATAGAAGAAAAAATTAAAGAGGGAATTGAATTTATTAACAACCTTCCAGTTTATACCATAAATAAGTTTTTGTATGGAGAAAAATTTGTGCCACAGAAGATAATTCTAATTGGTGGGCCAGCTCAGCTTTTAAAACCTCATTTAGAGAACGAGCTTAAAATAAAAGTTGAAGTCCCGAAACATTACATGGTCGCAAATGCAATTGGTTGTGCGGTTGGTTCAATTTCAAAAGAGTACAACTTAGTTGCAGACACTATACAGGGCAAGATGGTAATCCCAGAGCTAAATATATATCAAAGTATTCCTGCAGATTTTACTATTGACCAGGCAAAGAAGTTTTTAATTGAAAAGGTCTTAGAGTGCAGAGAAGCTAAAAATCAAGACGATGTAGAGATTGTGGATGAAAGTTCTTTTAACATGATAAGAAGTTTTAAATTCTGCGGGAGAATGATTAAAATTAAAGCTCAGTTAAAACCCAAGCTTTTAAATTTGAGAGATTGA
- a CDS encoding YicC/YloC family endoribonuclease, with the protein MSKDFFYNYIERIGYIIMIKSMTGYGGCKKIINEREYSVDIRSVNHRYLEINLKMPKEFIKFESEIKNVVSQYICRGKVDIYINFKSFSEKDYRIIPNIGIMKQYLEAINKIRENFSEVQDDFSLSTFIKLPDALVIETEELDVSTVKSELLDCIEEALQNLDKMRKTEGENLKKDILMRLESVKALVSRIEDYSKDLVENYREKLYKRVSEYFDLKNIDENRLMLEITLFADKSDITEELVRLKSHISQFAECLETGGSIGKKLDFIVQEMNRETNTIGAKSTIFEISQCVIGIKDELEKIREQVQNIE; encoded by the coding sequence TTGTCTAAGGATTTTTTTTACAATTACATTGAAAGGATTGGTTACATTATCATGATTAAAAGTATGACAGGCTATGGTGGATGTAAGAAAATAATAAATGAAAGAGAGTACAGTGTGGACATAAGAAGTGTAAACCACAGATATTTGGAAATAAACTTGAAGATGCCCAAAGAATTTATCAAATTTGAAAGTGAGATAAAAAATGTGGTTTCACAATATATTTGCCGAGGAAAAGTTGATATATATATTAATTTTAAAAGCTTCAGCGAAAAAGACTACAGGATTATTCCTAACATAGGAATAATGAAGCAGTACTTGGAAGCAATAAATAAGATTAGGGAAAACTTTTCAGAAGTTCAGGACGATTTTAGCCTTTCGACTTTTATAAAACTTCCAGATGCTCTTGTAATTGAGACTGAAGAACTTGACGTCAGTACTGTTAAATCTGAACTTTTGGATTGTATTGAAGAGGCACTTCAAAATTTAGATAAAATGAGAAAAACAGAAGGTGAAAATCTTAAAAAGGATATTTTGATGAGATTAGAAAGCGTTAAAGCTTTGGTGAGTAGAATAGAAGATTATTCAAAGGATTTGGTTGAAAATTACAGAGAAAAACTTTACAAACGGGTAAGTGAATATTTCGATTTAAAAAACATTGATGAAAACAGACTTATGCTGGAGATAACTCTATTTGCTGATAAGAGCGATATAACAGAAGAGCTTGTGAGGCTAAAAAGTCATATAAGTCAGTTTGCTGAGTGTTTAGAAACTGGAGGAAGTATAGGCAAAAAACTTGACTTTATAGTTCAAGAGATGAACAGAGAGACAAATACAATTGGTGCTAAATCTACAATTTTTGAAATTTCACAGTGTGTTATAGGTATAAAAGATGAGCTTGAAAAAATTCGTGAACAAGTTCAAAATATTGAATAG
- the remA gene encoding extracellular matrix/biofilm regulator RemA produces MKLINIGFGNIVSANRLIAIVSPDSAPIKRIIQEARERGMLIDATYGRRTRAVIITDADYVILSSVQPETVAHRIIEPEEEFEEEDIEVEDEDDKK; encoded by the coding sequence ATAAAACTGATTAACATAGGTTTTGGCAACATAGTTTCAGCAAACAGGCTGATAGCAATAGTCAGTCCTGATTCAGCTCCTATAAAAAGAATAATCCAGGAAGCAAGAGAAAGAGGCATGCTCATTGATGCCACATATGGCAGAAGAACAAGAGCGGTAATAATAACTGATGCTGATTATGTAATACTTTCGTCTGTTCAACCAGAGACTGTGGCACACAGAATTATAGAACCTGAAGAAGAGTTTGAAGAAGAAGACATTGAAGTTGAGGATGAGGATGACAAAAAATGA
- the gmk gene encoding guanylate kinase gives MRDGLLVVISGPAGTGKGTVVGRLLEKNPNIKLSISKTTRKPRPGEKEGVNYFFVSREQFEEEIKNERFLEYAEYNNNYYGTPKDFVFEALEKGFDVILEIETQGALKIKKAFSDAVLIFLLPPSIEELYRRLIKRGTESEDEIRARLEIAKNEIKLVPEYDYCVINDNVDDAVQKIQKIIEVEKLKSRRFDIQSFLKE, from the coding sequence ATGAGAGATGGACTTTTGGTTGTGATTTCAGGGCCTGCAGGAACTGGAAAGGGTACAGTTGTTGGAAGGCTTCTTGAGAAAAATCCAAATATTAAGCTTTCTATCTCCAAGACCACAAGAAAGCCACGACCGGGAGAAAAAGAGGGTGTGAATTATTTTTTTGTATCGCGCGAGCAATTTGAGGAAGAGATTAAAAATGAAAGATTTTTAGAATATGCTGAGTATAACAATAACTATTATGGTACGCCCAAGGATTTTGTTTTTGAGGCATTGGAAAAGGGCTTTGATGTAATTTTGGAGATTGAAACTCAGGGAGCGCTCAAGATTAAAAAAGCCTTTTCGGATGCAGTACTAATATTCTTATTGCCACCCTCCATAGAAGAGCTTTATAGAAGACTTATAAAAAGAGGCACCGAGTCTGAAGATGAGATAAGAGCAAGGCTTGAGATTGCTAAGAACGAGATAAAACTTGTGCCAGAATATGACTATTGTGTTATAAATGACAATGTGGATGATGCTGTTCAGAAAATACAAAAGATTATTGAAGTTGAAAAACTAAAGAGTAGAAGGTTTGATATACAAAGTTTTTTGAAGGAGTGA
- the rpoZ gene encoding DNA-directed RNA polymerase subunit omega → MLLRPGLDELLEYVDNKYTLSVLVAKRARQLLQQAQKKVDITNFNSDKYVSMAVNEVASGKISYKYVKPVKKNEIKK, encoded by the coding sequence ATGCTTTTGCGACCTGGGCTTGACGAGCTTTTAGAGTATGTTGACAATAAATACACACTTTCTGTACTTGTTGCAAAGAGAGCAAGACAACTTCTTCAGCAGGCACAAAAAAAAGTTGACATTACCAATTTTAACTCTGACAAGTATGTTTCAATGGCAGTAAATGAGGTTGCCTCTGGAAAGATTTCTTACAAGTACGTAAAGCCGGTGAAAAAGAATGAGATTAAAAAATAA
- the coaBC gene encoding bifunctional phosphopantothenoylcysteine decarboxylase/phosphopantothenate--cysteine ligase CoaBC, which translates to MRLKNKNILIGICGGIAAYKVCELIRLLKKNEANVKVIMTKNAQKFITPLTLQTLSQNKVYTDTFESEYAYDIEHISLTTWADILVVAPATANIIGKFANGIADDLLTTTFLAFDKPVLIVPAMNSNMFENAIVRQNIHKLKSVGINFVEPESGFLACGVYGKGRYPENQKILIEIEKLLCSQDLAEKKVLITAGPTREYLDPIRFISNRSSGKMGYALAEEAYKRGAQVTVVSGPVSTNTYADIEIIHVQTASQMYQKVKDIYAQYDILIFSAAVADYRPKTTNQAKIKKENTDELIIELVKNPDILKFVGENKKTGQIIVGFSAETENVLQNSQKKLEAKNADLIVANNVLEEGAGFDVDTNIVTLISKEKVENLPKMSKSEVAKRIFDHILTYLCKV; encoded by the coding sequence ATGAGATTAAAAAATAAAAACATATTAATTGGAATATGTGGTGGGATAGCAGCATACAAGGTGTGCGAGCTTATAAGACTTTTAAAGAAAAACGAAGCAAACGTGAAGGTAATAATGACAAAAAATGCCCAAAAGTTTATAACTCCTTTGACACTGCAAACTCTTTCTCAGAACAAGGTTTATACAGATACTTTTGAAAGTGAATATGCATATGATATAGAACATATTTCTCTTACAACATGGGCAGATATTCTTGTGGTGGCCCCTGCCACTGCAAACATAATTGGGAAATTTGCAAATGGTATTGCAGATGATTTGCTTACCACCACCTTTTTAGCGTTTGACAAACCAGTGCTGATTGTGCCTGCAATGAATTCAAACATGTTTGAAAATGCAATTGTGAGACAAAATATTCACAAGTTAAAATCGGTGGGAATAAACTTTGTTGAGCCTGAATCAGGGTTTTTGGCTTGCGGTGTGTATGGCAAGGGAAGATATCCAGAAAATCAAAAGATATTGATTGAGATAGAAAAGCTTCTCTGCAGCCAAGACTTGGCAGAAAAGAAAGTTCTCATTACTGCAGGACCTACGAGGGAATATTTAGACCCCATCAGGTTTATTTCAAACAGGTCATCTGGCAAAATGGGTTATGCATTAGCTGAAGAGGCATACAAAAGAGGAGCTCAAGTTACAGTTGTCTCAGGTCCAGTGAGTACTAACACCTATGCTGACATAGAAATTATACATGTTCAGACAGCATCTCAAATGTATCAGAAGGTAAAAGATATTTACGCACAGTACGATATACTAATCTTTTCTGCAGCTGTAGCAGATTATAGACCTAAAACTACAAACCAAGCAAAGATTAAAAAGGAAAACACAGATGAACTTATTATTGAACTTGTTAAAAATCCAGATATCTTAAAGTTTGTGGGAGAGAATAAAAAAACGGGTCAAATAATTGTGGGATTTTCAGCAGAAACAGAAAATGTTCTACAGAACTCTCAAAAGAAATTAGAAGCAAAAAATGCTGATTTGATTGTTGCAAACAATGTGCTTGAAGAAGGTGCAGGGTTTGACGTTGATACAAACATTGTTACACTCATATCAAAAGAAAAGGTAGAAAATCTTCCGAAAATGAGCAAAAGTGAAGTTGCTAAAAGAATTTTTGACCATATACTAACTTACCTCTGCAAAGTGTAG